From Thalassotalea psychrophila:
AAGTAAAGTTACTTATAACTGGTGGGAACCAGGCTTTCATTTCAAATAGCGCCTGCTATTTCGATTTGGAAATACTTATGTAATTGAAAGGCCCCCTTATTGGATTTGGGGGCTTTTTTTACTTCATGGATGAAGGAATGCCAACTGAACAGGGATGTTTATAATGTTGGCCTACTTTTACCTCATAAGCTTCACTTCTAATTCGCCCAAATGTTCTAGAAAATGTACTCCGTCATCCTCGAGGAGCTCAAGCGACATCGGGGACCTCCTCCAGTAATAGTGTGCTTATAAAGTTTGATTGGTACAGTCCCTAAAAGTGTGTCTTTCTTAATTTAATTTCTTTTAGAACCACAGTATGCGTCAGGAGATTCCTGACATCGCTAGTACTCTTCAGGAATGACGGCGTAAATATACTAATTTGAAGGATATGTTCTAGAAACACTAAACTTCATACTGACTAGGCGGCACGCCATGCCAACGCTTAAACGCTCTTGAAAAACTACTTGAGTCTGCAAATCCAAGTAAATAGGTTAATTCACTAAAAGGAATATCCATTTCTTTCAAGTATTTATCGGCAAGTTGTTGACGTGTGTGATCTAAAATCTGTTGATAAGACGTATTTTCTTTTTTTAATTTATCATGAAATGTTCTAGGGCTCATGTGAAGATTTTTCGCAATTTTTTCTCGATCAAACTCTCCTGATGGCAATAACGTGATCAATAATTCTGCAACCTTAGTGGCTAAACTGCTTTTCTCTATGGTTTCTAAATACTTTATCACCAGTAAATCTAGCTGGCGGGTCAAATCTGTATTTGCTGCCGGTAAACTTAAATCCAACTCTTCACTGTCTACATAAATGATTGTGCTTTGTGCATTTAAGGTAACTTCACATCCAAAGTAATTTTCATAAAGAATTTTGGTCGCAGGAGCTACAGCACCGACTAAAGAAACTCTTACTGGTGAATAGTTCGGCTGATACATTTGCCTGATCAATTTGATTAAAACTGCAACGGTAACGGCTGAATGAAAATGTATTGTCGTAGAAGGGTGAACTACTAAGGGCTTAAACTCTATGCATGCGGGTTTCGTATCTAAGTGCAGTTCAACAGATTTAATTGTGGTCATTAACGAAAAGAATCGTGCAAGGCGAAGCCAAAACGAGCGCAATGTACTGCTACTTAGCAATGACATCCCTAGCGCATGGTAAGTTGTTGGGTGTACATAGTTGGCAAAGTTAATGGGAAACATAACATCATCAGTTTTCTCTAATGCGAGGGTAATGAGCTGATCAAATTGTTCTGCTTGCATACGGATATTTTTACTGCGTAGTTTTGAAATATCTATATTCAATTCATTTGCTAGTTGTTCAACATCAACATCGTAGGATTTTAATATCTCAAATAAAGAGATGATATTGCCATGATATGTGGTGAAGT
This genomic window contains:
- a CDS encoding helix-turn-helix transcriptional regulator; the encoded protein is MLNKNFTTYHGNIISLFEILKSYDVDVEQLANELNIDISKLRSKNIRMQAEQFDQLITLALEKTDDVMFPINFANYVHPTTYHALGMSLLSSSTLRSFWLRLARFFSLMTTIKSVELHLDTKPACIEFKPLVVHPSTTIHFHSAVTVAVLIKLIRQMYQPNYSPVRVSLVGAVAPATKILYENYFGCEVTLNAQSTIIYVDSEELDLSLPAANTDLTRQLDLLVIKYLETIEKSSLATKVAELLITLLPSGEFDREKIAKNLHMSPRTFHDKLKKENTSYQQILDHTRQQLADKYLKEMDIPFSELTYLLGFADSSSFSRAFKRWHGVPPSQYEV